The genomic segment GCGGGAGCCGGCCGTCCACGTCCACCACCGCAACGGCGTGCCAGTCGGGGCGATCGCGGAACGCGACCTCCAGAACGTCCGGGCAGCCGACCTGATAGGCGGTGGAAGGGGCCGGGGTTTCCGCCGCGGACTTCGGGTCGGTCGGCTGCGGACACGTGCGCTTCAGGAACTGCGTGTTCGAACAGCCCGCCACGAGCACGAGAACGATTGCGCCGCGGGCGGCCCTGCGGCCACGGCACCACCACCCGGCTCTCGCGGCGTGAGGTTTCACACGTCCGTTATCGTCGGCAAAACTCGCGCGGCTTGACAGAAATGTGGGTCGGCACGGTATCCACCGTTTCGGCACCGCGAAGAGCGCAGATTTCACCACGAAGACACAAAGATCAACACAAAGGGCCACAAAGAAAGCAATCCAGGAGAGAGAGAAGGGACCAACGAGCGGGTGCGAGGCCCCGTTTTCTTTGTTCCCTTTTCTCGGGGGCTTCGGGCCTCGACTGTCCACTTCCTGTGTGGCCCTTTGAGTTAATCTTTGTGTCTTCGTGGTGAAATCTTCGACTTTTCGCACCTGAGCCCAACCGGTTACGGGCGATGTCACTCCCCGTCCGCCTTCTCCACGGGACGGCCGAACCGCGCGTACAGTGGCGGCAGAAGGAACAGGTTCAGGAGCGTGGACGTGATGAGCCCGCCGAGGATGACCACAGCGAGCGGGTACTCGATCTCCTGGCCGGGCTTGTTCCCGGTGACCGCGAGCGGGAGGAGCGCCAGGCCGGTCGCGAGTGCGGTCATGAGGATCGGCGCGAGCCGCTCCTCCGCGCCCCGCAGGACGAGCCCCACGCCGAACGGGACGCCCTCTTCTGCCTCCAGGTGCCGGAAGTGGGACACCAGCATGATGCCGTTCCGCGCCGCGATGCCGAGCACCGTCACGAACCCGACCAGCGAGCCGAGCGACACCACGCCGGTGCTGATCGTCACCGAGAACACGCCGCCCACGAGCGCGAACGGGATCGTGAGGGCGACGAGCAGCGTCGGCCGCCACGTGCCGAAATCGACGAAGAGCAGGAGCACGATGCCGACGAGTGCCAGCCCCGCGAGCGCGTACAGCTTCCGCGTCGATTCCTGCCGCGCCTGGTACTCGCCCAGGAACTCCGGGTGGTACTCCCGCTCGAACGGGATCTGCCGCACCTTCGCCTCCACCTCGCGGGCCACCGAGCCCAGGTCGCGGCCCGACACGTTGCACGTCACGTCGAGGCGCCGGCTCGCGTTCTCGCGCCGCACCTCGTTGGGCGCCGACACGATCTGCACGTCGGCCACGTCCATCAGCCGCACCTGCCGCACCTGCGTCCCGTTCTGCGCGTCCTGAATGTCGATCGGCAGGTTCTGCACCGCGGACAGGTCGGTGCGCAGGGCCCCCGCGCCCCACACCACCACGTCGAACTTCTTCTGCCCGTCGAACACTTCGCCGACCTTCTGGCCCTTGAGCAGGGTCGTCGAGGCGCGGCGGACGTGCCCGGGGGTCAGCCCGTACTTCGCGAGGTCCTCCGGCCGCAGGCGGACGTCGATCTGCGCGACCAGCACCTGCGGTTCCACCTTCAGGTTGGTCACCCCCTCCACGTCCTTCATCGCGGCCTCCACCTCTTTCGCCTTCGCCCGGAGCACCGCGGTGTCCGGGCCGTACAGGCGCACCACGACCGCCCCGCTCGCGCCGGTCAGCACCTCCTTGATGCGCTCGCGGAGGTACGTGAGCAGGTCGCGGTACAATCCCGGGTACGCGTACACCACGTCCGCGATCTTCTTCACCGACGGCTCGTAGTCCACGTCCCCCGGGATGCTGATCCACAGCTCGGTGAAGTTCGGGCCGACCGGTTCGTCCGCGACCTCGGCGCGGCCGATGTGCGAGCCGAAGTTGTTGACGAGTTTCTGCCCCTTCTCGTTTTCGAGGGTGCGCAGCTCGCGGCTCGCCGCCGCGGTCACGCGGTGCATCGCCTCCACCGACGTGCCCGGCTTCTCCACGAAGTGCATCAGGAAGTCGGTCTCCTGGAAGTTCGGCAGGAACTCCTGGCCCAGCCGCGTGGCCGCGACGCCGGTGACGGCGAACGCGAGCACGAGGGACGCGAGGCAGTGCCACGGCCGGGCCACGAACGCGGGCAGGACGAGGCGGTAGCCGCGCTTGAGCGCCCGCGTGAGCGGCGGGTCGTGGGCGCCGGCCCGCGGGCGCCCGGTCAGGAGCATGTAGGACATCGCGGGCGTGACGGTTAGCGCCACGAACAGCGACGCGGCGATGGCGATGACGTAGGCGAGCGCCAGCGGGCGGAAGAACGCGCCGGAGAGGCCGTCCAGGAAGAACACCGGCAGGAACACGAGCACCACGATCAGGCTCGCGTACACGACCGCCGACCGCACCTCGAGGCTCGCGGCGAGCACGATTTCGAACGCGGACGGCCGGCGGCCCGCCCCGGCCGGGCGCGCCGCCGCGAGGCGGAGCCGGCGGGCGATGTTCTCCACGTCGATGATGGCGTCATCGACCACCTCCCCCAGCGCGATCACGAGCCCGGCCAGCACCATCGTGTTGATCGTCGCGCCGGAGTACGCGAACACCAGCAGCGCCGCGACCAGCGAGAGCGGGATCGCCGTCAGGCTGATGACGGCGGTGCGCCAGTCGAACAGGAACACGACGAGGATGACCGCGACCAGCACGCACCCGACGACGAGCGCGTGCGAGAGGTTG from the Frigoriglobus tundricola genome contains:
- a CDS encoding efflux RND transporter permease subunit; the encoded protein is MLTALISNSIRLRVVVLALCVVLLVVGSRSIRRAPLDVFPEFAPPLVEIQTEAPGLSTNEVESLVSMPIENALNGVPHVKTVRSKSVLGLSQVVLVLEDGSDPIRVRQMVQERIAAVTRQLPTVALPPIILQPLSSTSRVMKIGILSAKGANLTQRDLTEVVMWTVRPKLMSVPGVANVAVWGQRDKQFQVIVDPDELRINGVTLDMVSKAAGDAVALDGGGFVDTPNQRIAVRHTQAVRTPGDLGRAVVDPRGGAALRIKDVARVQFGSPPAIGDSVINDEPGIMLIVEKQPESNTLELTRKVEAAIEALRPGLTGVEVDTTIFRPATFIERAIDNLSHALVVGCVLVAVILVVFLFDWRTAVISLTAIPLSLVAALLVFAYSGATINTMVLAGLVIALGEVVDDAIIDVENIARRLRLAAARPAGAGRRPSAFEIVLAASLEVRSAVVYASLIVVLVFLPVFFLDGLSGAFFRPLALAYVIAIAASLFVALTVTPAMSYMLLTGRPRAGAHDPPLTRALKRGYRLVLPAFVARPWHCLASLVLAFAVTGVAATRLGQEFLPNFQETDFLMHFVEKPGTSVEAMHRVTAAASRELRTLENEKGQKLVNNFGSHIGRAEVADEPVGPNFTELWISIPGDVDYEPSVKKIADVVYAYPGLYRDLLTYLRERIKEVLTGASGAVVVRLYGPDTAVLRAKAKEVEAAMKDVEGVTNLKVEPQVLVAQIDVRLRPEDLAKYGLTPGHVRRASTTLLKGQKVGEVFDGQKKFDVVVWGAGALRTDLSAVQNLPIDIQDAQNGTQVRQVRLMDVADVQIVSAPNEVRRENASRRLDVTCNVSGRDLGSVAREVEAKVRQIPFEREYHPEFLGEYQARQESTRKLYALAGLALVGIVLLLFVDFGTWRPTLLVALTIPFALVGGVFSVTISTGVVSLGSLVGFVTVLGIAARNGIMLVSHFRHLEAEEGVPFGVGLVLRGAEERLAPILMTALATGLALLPLAVTGNKPGQEIEYPLAVVILGGLITSTLLNLFLLPPLYARFGRPVEKADGE